A window of Rubricoccus marinus contains these coding sequences:
- a CDS encoding M56 family metallopeptidase translates to MSSALTDLGTVALEAFWVPVFAWTVLALLVEVTLRALQPSARLGLATRGSLVALLPLSIVGPPLLARWVPSILPAEPVAPLASASREAIPDVLASVPSFSPEVMPAPATDWTALAVGSATLSAIVAGALALLILAGGLVWIARYRQRLQAATRPVRDEAEGLSRRMGVTRQVRVAVVDDAISPFTVGLWRPLVALPQDLDADARRLALAHEFAHVRDAHFGWAVGERLVRAAFVWHPLVHVLGRGLALDREREADAAVLRLWPERAAEYGQLLHALASRPSPRFCLGASSSPLLTRLHAMTRSTPERRRLARLVGAMLLVLPLLASAAVLPDAPLQAFTSQLQSPTPPSAPEAAPLAPEAAPEAPEAPEEPEVLPPPPPRATASADTLMRYMRQRQVWSRDGEMRIELELTSDAT, encoded by the coding sequence ATGAGTAGCGCCCTCACAGACCTCGGCACCGTGGCCCTGGAAGCGTTCTGGGTGCCTGTTTTCGCCTGGACCGTACTCGCCCTCCTCGTGGAGGTGACCCTCCGCGCGCTCCAGCCCTCCGCCCGGCTTGGCCTCGCGACCCGCGGCTCTCTTGTGGCGCTCCTGCCGCTCAGCATTGTTGGCCCGCCGCTTCTGGCGCGGTGGGTGCCGTCCATCCTCCCGGCTGAACCGGTGGCGCCTCTGGCGTCGGCTTCGCGAGAAGCGATCCCCGACGTTCTCGCCTCCGTTCCCTCGTTCTCGCCAGAGGTGATGCCTGCGCCTGCGACCGACTGGACGGCTCTCGCGGTGGGAAGTGCCACGCTCTCGGCGATCGTGGCCGGAGCCCTCGCCCTGCTCATCCTCGCCGGGGGGCTGGTGTGGATCGCGCGGTACCGCCAGAGGCTTCAGGCCGCCACGCGGCCCGTCCGCGACGAGGCGGAAGGCCTCTCGCGCCGCATGGGCGTCACGCGCCAGGTGCGCGTCGCCGTCGTGGACGACGCCATCTCGCCGTTCACCGTCGGCCTCTGGCGCCCGCTCGTCGCGCTTCCCCAGGACCTCGACGCCGACGCGCGCCGGCTGGCGCTAGCCCATGAGTTCGCACACGTCCGCGACGCGCACTTCGGGTGGGCCGTGGGCGAGCGGCTGGTGCGAGCGGCGTTCGTCTGGCACCCGCTGGTGCACGTGCTCGGCCGCGGCCTCGCGCTGGACCGCGAGCGCGAGGCCGACGCCGCCGTGCTGCGCCTGTGGCCGGAGCGCGCCGCCGAATACGGCCAGTTGCTTCATGCCCTCGCGTCACGTCCCTCGCCGCGGTTTTGCCTCGGCGCCTCCTCGTCCCCCCTCCTCACACGCCTACACGCCATGACCCGCTCGACCCCCGAACGCCGCCGCCTCGCCCGCCTGGTTGGCGCGATGCTGCTCGTGCTGCCGCTCCTCGCGAGCGCCGCCGTCCTCCCAGACGCCCCGCTGCAGGCCTTCACGTCGCAATTGCAGTCTCCCACACCGCCCTCCGCTCCCGAGGCCGCGCCTCTGGCGCCAGAGGCCGCGCCCGAAGCGCCGGAGGCACCCGAAGAGCCGGAAGTGCTCCCTCCGCCTCCACCGCGCGCCACCGCTTCGGCCGATACGCTGATGCGCTACATGCGCCAGCGGCAGGTATGGAGCCGCGATGGCGAGATGCGCATCGAGCTCGAACTGACGAGTGACGCCACC
- a CDS encoding FKBP-type peptidyl-prolyl cis-trans isomerase, which produces MPRLFAAALFAAAALCAASGVRAQERLDLSTLDTVGELTYVLGFDAAKNVQQDSASFAYFTYDTFASGFQDGAAGDSSRLAYMYGYEIGSRVGSDTTLSMSPDLFLASFREGLAFPASQLDDAQKRSVMNQVQDMLFMNVLRERAQDEPEAQQKLAQIEAGAREADSLLTAAAQRPGAEVRASGLVVIPGTEGTGPEATMTDRVLVRYTGTLADGTEFDASGEEPAQFALRGVVPGFGEGVSGMKAGGTRTLVIPPSLAYGLQGTNGGPIGPNKALTFEVELVEIVAPTPAPGLE; this is translated from the coding sequence ATGCCCCGCCTTTTCGCCGCCGCCCTTTTCGCCGCCGCCGCGCTTTGCGCCGCCTCTGGCGTCCGCGCCCAGGAGCGCCTGGACCTCTCCACGCTCGACACCGTCGGTGAGCTGACCTACGTGCTCGGCTTCGACGCCGCGAAAAACGTCCAGCAGGACTCCGCCAGCTTTGCCTACTTCACGTACGACACCTTCGCCAGCGGCTTCCAGGACGGCGCCGCGGGCGACTCCTCACGCCTGGCGTACATGTACGGCTACGAGATCGGCTCGCGCGTCGGCTCCGACACCACGCTGAGCATGTCCCCGGACCTGTTTCTCGCCTCGTTCCGCGAGGGCCTGGCGTTTCCGGCCTCGCAACTGGACGACGCGCAGAAGCGGTCGGTCATGAACCAGGTGCAGGACATGCTGTTCATGAACGTCCTGCGCGAGCGTGCCCAGGACGAGCCCGAGGCGCAGCAGAAGCTCGCGCAGATTGAGGCGGGCGCCCGCGAGGCGGATAGCCTTCTCACCGCGGCCGCCCAGCGCCCGGGTGCGGAGGTCCGCGCCAGTGGCCTGGTGGTCATCCCCGGTACCGAGGGCACTGGTCCCGAGGCGACCATGACCGACCGCGTCCTCGTGCGCTACACCGGCACACTCGCCGACGGGACCGAATTCGACGCCTCTGGCGAGGAGCCCGCGCAGTTCGCGCTCAGGGGTGTGGTCCCCGGCTTTGGCGAGGGCGTCTCCGGCATGAAGGCGGGCGGCACGCGCACGCTGGTCATCCCCCCCAGCCTCGCGTATGGCCTGCAGGGCACCAATGGCGGACCCATCGGCCCCAACAAAGCGCTCACGTTCGAGGTCGAGTTGGTCGAGATCGTCGCGCCCACGCCGGCGCCAGGCCTGGAGTAG
- a CDS encoding 2OG-Fe(II) oxygenase, with translation MSHESDGTGAQRTGASGASGPGARKRGWTGSAHKGLRERRARGNEASRQRLRAGAVSLSGLYTLNTPSGDAHDRIADGLADHGWAVSPAFLTPAQASTLLAESVSARDRFHPAGVGRAGAHGVRSGTRSDSVCWLGDAHSGPGQAAYLAAMDGLRAYLNQSLYLGLLSYDAHFASYPVGAFYARHLDALHGPGARRTLSCVLYLNPDWTDADGGHLRLYLDGDRQEPFMDVRPEAGTLVTFLSERFEHEVLTSTRERSSVTGWFSGRT, from the coding sequence GTGAGCCATGAAAGCGATGGAACGGGTGCGCAACGTACGGGCGCCTCTGGCGCCAGCGGCCCCGGTGCGCGAAAGAGGGGCTGGACGGGCAGCGCGCACAAAGGCCTGCGTGAACGTCGCGCGCGAGGGAACGAAGCGTCTCGCCAGAGGCTCAGAGCGGGGGCCGTTTCTCTCTCTGGCCTCTACACGCTGAACACTCCCTCTGGCGACGCGCACGACCGCATCGCCGATGGCCTCGCCGACCACGGCTGGGCCGTCTCGCCTGCCTTTCTCACACCGGCGCAGGCGAGCACGCTCCTCGCGGAGTCCGTCTCCGCGCGAGACCGGTTTCACCCCGCAGGCGTGGGCCGAGCGGGAGCGCACGGCGTCCGCTCCGGCACCCGCAGCGACAGCGTGTGCTGGCTGGGCGACGCGCATTCCGGCCCGGGCCAGGCTGCCTACCTCGCCGCGATGGACGGACTGCGCGCGTACCTCAACCAGTCGCTTTACCTCGGACTGCTGTCGTACGACGCGCACTTCGCGAGCTACCCTGTGGGAGCGTTCTACGCCCGGCACCTCGACGCGCTCCACGGTCCCGGCGCGCGGCGCACGCTCTCGTGCGTGCTCTACCTCAACCCGGACTGGACCGATGCCGACGGCGGCCACCTCCGGCTCTACCTCGACGGCGACCGACAAGAGCCGTTTATGGATGTCCGTCCCGAGGCAGGCACGCTCGTGACGTTCCTCAGCGAGCGGTTTGAGCACGAGGTTCTCACGTCCACGCGCGAGCGGTCGAGCGTGACGGGCTGGTTCTCGGGCCGCACCTGA
- a CDS encoding ABC transporter substrate-binding protein — protein MTRLKLGLEWFLNPDHAPLLLAQDRGWFADEGLEVELIEPEEHLDAVEAIEKGEMDCAVTEPLHLVEDRANGEMCVGFARFLHTNGGVMAKASIERPRDMAGLRIQYPGAPGGGGPAIVATMVEADGGPSGTEGGYGRVNNSFYHTDALAEDKADVATLVFHNFEMVEAKQRGLDVRMFALKDWGVPDFCQLVLITHPDKLEAERETFAKLVRVLRRGIDAIKQEPEAAREVYFRLTESDPEDALTRAIYDATVPCFTHDFSMSDDYYGHLEDWMSARGLIDATPTEASGENVYWTNSLAL, from the coding sequence ATGACCCGCCTCAAGCTCGGCCTCGAGTGGTTTCTCAACCCGGACCACGCCCCCCTCCTCCTCGCCCAGGACCGCGGCTGGTTCGCCGACGAAGGCCTGGAGGTCGAACTGATCGAGCCCGAGGAGCACCTGGACGCGGTCGAGGCCATCGAAAAGGGCGAGATGGACTGCGCGGTGACCGAGCCGCTGCACTTGGTGGAGGACCGCGCGAACGGCGAGATGTGCGTCGGCTTCGCGCGCTTCCTGCACACGAATGGCGGCGTGATGGCGAAGGCGTCCATCGAGCGCCCGCGCGACATGGCCGGCTTGCGCATTCAGTACCCCGGCGCGCCTGGAGGGGGCGGCCCGGCGATCGTCGCCACGATGGTGGAGGCCGACGGCGGCCCGAGCGGGACGGAGGGTGGCTACGGCCGCGTCAACAACTCGTTCTACCACACCGACGCCCTCGCCGAGGACAAGGCCGACGTGGCGACGCTCGTCTTCCACAACTTCGAGATGGTGGAGGCGAAGCAGCGCGGCCTGGACGTGCGGATGTTCGCGCTCAAAGACTGGGGCGTGCCCGACTTCTGCCAGCTCGTCCTCATCACGCACCCCGATAAGCTGGAGGCCGAGCGCGAGACGTTCGCCAAGCTCGTCCGCGTGCTCCGCCGCGGCATCGACGCCATCAAGCAGGAGCCCGAGGCCGCCCGCGAGGTGTACTTCCGCCTTACGGAGTCGGACCCCGAGGACGCCCTCACACGCGCCATCTACGACGCGACCGTCCCGTGCTTCACGCACGACTTCTCGATGAGCGACGACTACTACGGTCATCTGGAAGACTGGATGTCCGCCAGAGGCCTCATCGACGCCACGCCTACCGAGGCCTCTGGCGAGAACGTCTACTGGACCAACAGCCTCGCGCTCTAG
- the thiC gene encoding phosphomethylpyrimidine synthase ThiC, with translation MPTTAAAKRAADNATHARIEELSDEVRRPLPRSRKVYVQGSRPDIQVPMRVISQSDTAASHGVEVNPDFPVYDCSGPYTDPDATIDLRKGLAPIRAAWIADRGDTEPLAGLSSEFGRQRQSDPATEHLRFEHQIAPRRAKAGQNVTQLHYARKGIVTPEMEFVAIREAQNLEALKETNPALFQQHAGNSFGASIPSVITPEWVRDEVARGRAIIPANINHPELEPMAIGRNFLVKINANMGNSAVTSSIAEEVEKLTWAIRWGADTVMDLSTGKHIHETREWILRNSPVPIGTVPIYQALEKVGGAPEDLTWDLFRDTLVEQAEQGVDYFTIHAGVLLRFVPLTAGRRTGIVSRGGSIMAKWCLAHHKENFLYTHWDEICEICAAYDVSFSIGDGLRPGSIEDANDDAQFAELYVQGELTKTAWKHDVQVMNEGPGHVPMHMIQENMQKQLDWCGEAPFYTLGPLTTDIAPGYDHITSGIGAAMIGWFGCAMLCYVTPKEHLGLPNRDDVREGVITYKIAAHAADLAKGHPGAQARDNALSKARFEFRWEDQFNLGLDPEKACAYHDETLPKESSKVAHFCSMCGPKFCSMKITQDVRDYAEEHGVDVEAAIPEGMREKSAEFEASGGKIYLDA, from the coding sequence ATGCCCACGACCGCTGCTGCCAAGCGCGCCGCTGACAACGCCACCCACGCCCGCATCGAGGAACTCTCCGACGAAGTCCGGCGCCCGCTCCCCCGCTCGCGCAAGGTCTACGTCCAGGGCTCTCGCCCCGACATCCAGGTGCCGATGCGCGTGATCTCGCAGAGCGACACCGCCGCCAGCCACGGCGTCGAGGTCAACCCGGATTTCCCGGTCTACGACTGCTCCGGTCCCTACACCGACCCGGATGCGACCATCGACCTCCGCAAGGGCCTCGCGCCCATCCGCGCGGCATGGATCGCCGACCGGGGCGACACGGAGCCTCTGGCGGGGCTGTCCAGCGAGTTCGGTCGCCAGAGGCAGAGCGACCCAGCGACCGAGCACCTGCGGTTCGAGCACCAGATCGCGCCGCGCCGCGCGAAGGCGGGGCAGAACGTCACCCAGCTTCACTACGCGCGAAAAGGCATCGTGACGCCCGAGATGGAGTTCGTCGCCATCCGCGAGGCGCAGAACCTGGAGGCGCTGAAGGAGACCAACCCGGCGCTGTTCCAGCAGCACGCGGGCAACAGCTTCGGCGCCAGCATCCCGAGCGTCATCACGCCCGAGTGGGTGCGCGACGAGGTCGCCAGAGGCCGCGCCATCATCCCGGCCAACATCAACCACCCGGAGCTGGAGCCGATGGCGATCGGGCGCAACTTCCTGGTCAAGATCAACGCCAACATGGGCAACTCGGCGGTCACGTCGAGCATCGCGGAGGAGGTCGAGAAGCTGACGTGGGCGATCCGCTGGGGCGCGGACACGGTCATGGACCTCTCGACGGGCAAGCACATCCACGAGACGCGCGAGTGGATCCTGCGCAACTCGCCCGTCCCCATCGGGACGGTCCCGATCTACCAAGCGCTCGAAAAAGTCGGCGGCGCGCCAGAGGATCTGACGTGGGACCTCTTCCGCGATACGCTCGTGGAGCAGGCCGAGCAGGGCGTGGACTACTTCACGATCCACGCGGGTGTCCTCTTGCGCTTCGTGCCGCTCACGGCGGGACGCCGGACGGGCATCGTGAGCCGCGGCGGGTCGATCATGGCGAAGTGGTGCCTCGCGCACCACAAGGAAAACTTCCTCTACACGCACTGGGACGAGATCTGCGAGATCTGCGCCGCCTACGACGTGTCGTTCTCCATCGGCGACGGCCTGCGTCCGGGCTCCATCGAGGACGCGAACGACGACGCGCAGTTCGCCGAGCTCTATGTGCAGGGCGAGCTGACCAAGACCGCCTGGAAGCACGACGTGCAGGTCATGAACGAGGGCCCGGGCCACGTGCCGATGCACATGATCCAGGAGAACATGCAGAAGCAGCTCGACTGGTGCGGCGAGGCGCCGTTCTACACCCTCGGCCCGCTCACGACCGACATCGCGCCGGGCTACGACCACATCACGAGCGGCATCGGTGCCGCCATGATCGGCTGGTTCGGCTGCGCGATGCTGTGCTACGTGACGCCCAAGGAGCACCTCGGCCTGCCCAACCGCGACGACGTGCGCGAGGGCGTCATCACGTACAAGATCGCGGCCCACGCGGCGGACCTCGCGAAGGGGCACCCCGGCGCCCAGGCACGCGATAACGCGCTCTCCAAGGCCCGCTTCGAGTTCCGCTGGGAGGACCAGTTCAACCTCGGCCTGGACCCCGAAAAGGCCTGCGCCTACCACGATGAGACGCTGCCCAAGGAATCGTCCAAAGTGGCCCACTTCTGCTCGATGTGCGGCCCCAAGTTCTGCTCCATGAAGATCACCCAGGACGTGCGCGACTACGCCGAAGAGCACGGCGTGGACGTGGAGGCGGCCATCCCCGAGGGGATGCGCGAGAAGTCGGCCGAGTTCGAGGCCTCTGGCGGGAAGATCTACCTCGACGCCTGA
- a CDS encoding FKBP-type peptidyl-prolyl cis-trans isomerase, with protein sequence MTFRILPFALAALLVVGVGCGDNATTGGASGDDLSEMNAFEQLAYALGFEAAQGVKADSASFKFFEFATFEEGFRDGLNADSSRLAYLFGYEMGNRLGRDTTANLDAEIFLRAFRAGLDSDSSGLSDEDLQRISTTVQDSISIRQLRQQALTDTSAQRMLRDMGTNAAAATRFLGEVAGRSGVTKTSSGLLYTVEETGSGASPSAADMVVVNYVGKLADGTIFDQSTDGTATFALAQVAPGFREGVMGMKVGGKRTLYLPPDLGYGQQGTPGGPIPPNAALVFEVELLDVQPMQQNMQMQLPPQ encoded by the coding sequence ATGACTTTCCGCATTCTCCCCTTCGCGCTGGCCGCCCTCCTCGTCGTCGGCGTAGGCTGTGGTGACAACGCGACCACGGGCGGCGCCTCTGGCGACGATCTCTCCGAGATGAACGCCTTCGAGCAGCTCGCCTACGCCCTCGGCTTCGAGGCAGCGCAAGGCGTCAAGGCTGACTCCGCTTCCTTCAAGTTCTTCGAGTTCGCCACCTTCGAGGAGGGCTTCCGCGACGGCCTCAACGCCGACTCCTCGCGCCTCGCCTACCTCTTCGGCTACGAGATGGGCAACCGCCTTGGCCGCGACACCACGGCCAACCTCGACGCCGAGATCTTCCTCCGCGCCTTCCGCGCCGGTCTCGACAGCGACTCCTCCGGCCTGAGCGACGAGGACCTCCAGCGCATCTCGACCACGGTCCAGGATTCGATCTCGATCCGCCAGCTCCGCCAGCAGGCCCTGACGGATACCTCGGCTCAGCGCATGCTCCGCGACATGGGCACCAACGCCGCCGCCGCGACGCGCTTCCTCGGTGAGGTCGCCGGCCGCTCTGGCGTCACCAAGACCTCCAGCGGTCTCCTCTACACCGTCGAGGAGACGGGCTCCGGCGCTTCGCCGAGCGCCGCGGACATGGTGGTGGTCAACTACGTCGGCAAGCTCGCCGACGGGACCATCTTCGACCAGTCCACGGACGGCACGGCGACGTTCGCGCTCGCGCAGGTCGCTCCCGGCTTCCGCGAGGGCGTCATGGGCATGAAGGTCGGCGGCAAGCGCACGCTGTACCTCCCGCCGGACCTCGGCTACGGCCAGCAGGGCACGCCCGGTGGCCCGATCCCGCCGAACGCCGCCCTCGTGTTCGAGGTCGAGCTGCTCGACGTGCAGCCCATGCAGCAGAACATGCAGATGCAGCTGCCGCCGCAGTAG
- a CDS encoding BlaI/MecI/CopY family transcriptional regulator, producing MRNPITSLGGTEMEILRLVWSLERATAREVHAAMDHQVAYTTVATVIKNLAVKGYLSIERDGATYVYTPARPAEEVRGSLLTSVVDKVFGGSARTLIQTLAGHESLTETEQAEVRRLLDQLGAEPTASDE from the coding sequence ATGCGCAACCCGATCACCTCCCTGGGCGGAACCGAGATGGAGATCCTCCGCCTCGTCTGGTCCCTCGAACGAGCCACGGCCCGCGAGGTCCACGCCGCGATGGACCACCAGGTGGCCTACACGACGGTCGCGACCGTGATCAAGAACCTCGCAGTCAAGGGCTACCTCTCCATCGAGCGCGACGGCGCCACGTACGTCTACACCCCGGCGCGTCCGGCAGAAGAGGTGCGCGGGTCGTTGCTCACCTCGGTCGTGGACAAAGTCTTTGGCGGGTCCGCCCGGACGCTGATTCAAACCCTAGCCGGTCACGAGTCGCTGACGGAGACGGAGCAGGCCGAAGTCCGCCGCCTGTTGGACCAACTCGGCGCAGAGCCGACAGCCTCCGATGAGTAG
- a CDS encoding DUF2147 domain-containing protein has product MPRFSAFLLLFLALASGVAAQSLPAAARGYLGDWTIVSDETGEAQAVVRISEVDGKVEGRIVRVLPTEEYPTPNFTCEDCKGQYNGMDLRRIRLIRDMEWQGDEFAGGRIVDPENDKSYRATMQLEGRDRLRVRGFIGIRALGRTQVWRRAR; this is encoded by the coding sequence ATGCCCCGCTTTTCTGCCTTCCTGCTTTTGTTTCTGGCCCTCGCCTCTGGCGTGGCCGCGCAATCCCTCCCTGCGGCCGCGCGTGGCTACCTGGGGGACTGGACCATCGTGAGTGACGAGACCGGAGAAGCGCAGGCCGTCGTTCGGATTTCGGAGGTCGACGGAAAAGTGGAAGGCCGGATCGTGCGCGTGCTCCCGACCGAGGAGTACCCCACGCCCAACTTCACGTGCGAGGATTGTAAGGGGCAGTACAACGGCATGGATCTCCGCCGCATCCGCCTGATCCGCGACATGGAATGGCAGGGCGACGAGTTCGCAGGTGGGCGCATCGTCGACCCGGAGAACGACAAGTCGTACCGCGCAACGATGCAGCTCGAAGGGCGCGACCGCCTGCGCGTTCGCGGGTTTATCGGCATCCGGGCGCTCGGGCGCACCCAGGTCTGGCGCCGCGCGCGATAA
- a CDS encoding TonB family protein, with the protein MRFLLFGLALSLAACSMPPRPVTTSRSTVSYLTRIAPEAALDSVAAWASGAEAIVAQRDAGALILRDGVAGENNVARVTARSRPDGITEVTAASEYVVTSPESFRNLAASAYMGQSRTDPFLLADASGERCTSEADWLDAEPPAPPSTPTPPQQIEETPPELIGGLAGLSQRVKYPESSRRADIQGIAYVRFVVSTTGAVECVQVFGAPDRAIAEAAREAVAASAFVPGTQKGEPVRVRFTLPIQFMLR; encoded by the coding sequence ATGCGCTTTCTCCTCTTCGGCCTCGCTCTCTCCCTCGCGGCGTGCTCGATGCCGCCCCGTCCCGTCACCACGAGCCGATCCACGGTGTCCTACCTCACGCGCATCGCGCCAGAGGCCGCGCTGGATTCCGTCGCGGCCTGGGCGTCCGGAGCGGAGGCCATCGTCGCCCAGCGCGATGCGGGCGCGCTCATTCTTCGCGACGGGGTGGCCGGCGAGAACAACGTAGCCCGGGTCACGGCGCGCTCCCGCCCGGACGGCATCACGGAGGTCACGGCAGCGAGCGAGTACGTGGTGACATCGCCAGAGTCCTTCCGAAACCTCGCGGCCTCGGCCTACATGGGGCAGAGCCGGACCGATCCGTTCCTCCTGGCGGACGCCTCTGGCGAGAGGTGCACGTCCGAAGCCGACTGGCTCGACGCGGAGCCTCCCGCGCCTCCATCGACCCCCACACCGCCGCAGCAGATCGAGGAGACGCCTCCAGAGCTGATCGGTGGGCTGGCGGGGCTATCGCAGCGCGTCAAGTATCCCGAAAGCTCCCGGCGCGCCGACATCCAGGGAATCGCGTACGTCCGCTTCGTGGTGAGCACGACCGGCGCGGTCGAGTGCGTGCAGGTGTTCGGGGCGCCCGACCGCGCGATCGCGGAGGCAGCCCGCGAGGCGGTTGCCGCGTCGGCGTTCGTGCCGGGCACCCAGAAAGGGGAGCCCGTGCGCGTCCGGTTCACGCTGCCGATCCAGTTCATGCTGCGGTAG
- the ppgK gene encoding polyphosphate--glucose phosphotransferase — MPVTPSKNRIFGIDIGGSGIKGAPVDVKKGVLLAERHRIPTPQPATPEAVAQTVAEVMAAHEWSGPLGCTIPARVRNGVTETAMNIDKAWIGCKAEKLLSKVTGHPVTILNDADAAGIAEMRCGAGRKQKGKVLMLTFGTGIGSALFMDGVLIPNVELGSARWQKKSILEDFASDRARSKNHLTWERWGKKRVQPVLEHLEFLFSPDLIIIGGGVSKPEKWSLFADLLKTKARLRPAALGNEAGIVGAAMAARDRVS; from the coding sequence ATGCCTGTCACTCCTTCTAAAAACCGCATTTTCGGCATCGACATCGGAGGCTCTGGCATCAAAGGCGCCCCCGTGGATGTCAAAAAAGGCGTGCTGCTCGCCGAACGGCACCGCATCCCGACGCCGCAGCCCGCCACGCCAGAGGCCGTCGCGCAGACCGTCGCAGAGGTCATGGCAGCGCACGAGTGGAGCGGCCCCCTGGGGTGTACCATCCCGGCCCGCGTCCGAAACGGAGTGACGGAGACGGCCATGAACATCGACAAGGCGTGGATCGGCTGCAAAGCGGAAAAGCTGCTCTCCAAGGTCACCGGCCACCCCGTCACGATCCTGAACGACGCCGACGCGGCGGGCATCGCGGAGATGCGCTGCGGCGCCGGGCGCAAGCAGAAAGGCAAAGTGCTCATGCTCACCTTCGGGACGGGCATCGGCAGCGCGCTGTTCATGGACGGCGTCCTGATCCCCAACGTGGAGCTGGGCAGCGCGAGGTGGCAGAAAAAATCCATCCTAGAAGACTTCGCGTCCGACCGCGCCCGCTCCAAGAATCACCTCACGTGGGAGCGCTGGGGGAAAAAGCGCGTCCAGCCCGTTCTGGAGCACCTGGAGTTCCTCTTCTCCCCCGACCTCATCATCATCGGCGGCGGGGTGAGCAAGCCGGAGAAGTGGTCGCTTTTCGCGGACTTGCTCAAGACCAAGGCGCGACTCCGCCCGGCGGCGCTCGGCAACGAGGCGGGCATCGTCGGGGCCGCAATGGCCGCCCGCGACCGGGTGAGCTAG
- a CDS encoding nuclear transport factor 2 family protein has product MAHPHADLLVRFYDAFARRDADTMAACYHPDVHFRDPAFDLRGGRAKAMWRMLCAGGRDLEVVSSGIRAYDETGVAHWRADYTFSQTGRHVRNEVDAAFDFQDGLIRSHRDTFDFWTWSRQALGAPGYLLGWTPWLRHKVSAEATRALDAYIEKHPESVR; this is encoded by the coding sequence ATGGCTCACCCCCACGCCGATCTCCTCGTCCGGTTCTACGACGCCTTCGCTCGCCGCGACGCCGACACCATGGCCGCGTGCTACCACCCGGATGTCCACTTCCGAGACCCCGCGTTCGACCTGCGGGGTGGCCGCGCGAAAGCGATGTGGCGCATGCTCTGCGCCGGAGGACGGGATCTAGAGGTCGTCTCCTCCGGCATCCGCGCCTACGACGAAACGGGCGTCGCCCACTGGCGGGCCGACTACACCTTTTCCCAGACCGGTCGGCACGTCCGCAACGAGGTCGATGCCGCGTTCGACTTCCAGGACGGACTCATCCGCTCCCACCGCGACACCTTCGACTTCTGGACGTGGAGCCGGCAGGCGCTCGGCGCGCCCGGCTACCTCCTGGGGTGGACGCCCTGGCTCCGCCATAAGGTCTCGGCAGAGGCCACGCGCGCGCTTGACGCGTACATCGAGAAGCACCCCGAGTCCGTTCGATAG